A window of Gossypium raimondii isolate GPD5lz chromosome 7, ASM2569854v1, whole genome shotgun sequence genomic DNA:
aaataacaACTTTCGAATAGCTTAGTAACAAttaaagtaccatggaggcccttgtgctaagagtcaaattgcattttggcccctctattaaaaaataggcaaattagtccatgtacattaaatcaaagagtaaattgatcaattctgttaaaagtttcatccgtttgtactgttaaaaataGCATGATTGATAGAATAACCATATTGTGACAGGTGGCGTGCCATGTGTACCTCCTGTTGACATACaaagaccaatttttaatagtaaatatgaataaaatttttaacaaaacgatCGATTTGCTTTTTGACTTAGCATATGAAggctaatttgcccattttctGAGTAGAGAGATCAAAATACAATCCGACTCCTAGTATAAGGGCctccataatatttttaccgTTCAATggcttaaattaaaatatttgaataatttagtgaccattttataaattttttaaaattaagtgattaaaacataaatttattaatattttagtgatattgaatataatttatctaaaatattttcCCACCCACTCTTCCATCCAATAcccataaataaatttagatacaatcaatttcaaaatgGACCAGTTGTTGCCATGCCGACCATGATTGCATTTTATAGTACCAACTACCAATAAACTATTTGTTGTTTTTCTGCCCTTTTTATTCCTATGTTTTTAAGGGAATAATGATTGGATaacaatatttctaaattttgtcaTACATAACCATTGGAGGAGTTCATAGTTGTacttaagtttatatttttcaatcttGATAAGCTTGACTCgatttgttttgttatttataataatataaaaatgaatttcatgtaaatatttttataattaaatttaaataaaaatatattattatttttgttatatttaattagtaaaacaGATTCTTTTAAGTTGGTTTAGCTCGATCAccggccaaaatttttttaaatcaagtaTCGATCCAATCCGTGAATATCTTTATTTACCATTCAGCTTCATTAGAAGAGTGCATTATCacttttcctaaaaaaaaaaaattggtagaTTAAGGAACTCGAAAAAAAAATCACCCGCATGAGATTTTGGCATTCTAGGAAGCAACATAAATTATCATTGGATTTCAAGAAGATTCACCCGAGATCGTCTTTACTCAAATCTTATAACTCCAAAATCAACTCTTCAAACTTGAACTTAGACCTGTCCAAAGGTTAAGCAATCCACTCAGCACGGTGGCCTGACTTGAATCAAATCAGGCTTAGACTTTGAGTTGGCTTGGATTcaactttaactttttttaaattaaatttaattatagaacatataaaatatcaaataaaaatattttttaatattttataaaattttaaaccaatgGGCTCAAAAACCGGCTTGAACTTGAAATACGCAGTATTAGTGTATTATTGCATCGGTGGCCCGTTACAAATAGAAGTTGAACAATATCCATCATTAAACTACCCATTTGTCGGAGAACGGCAGAAAAAAGAACCCTAAGCAGACACGTTTGGTTGGAGCCCACCGCCCAtcgttatttaattatttacaaaataatttataattaaaaaaaagaaaaagaaaatgagggaAATATATCCAAATAATAAGCAAAACTCAAACTAATGAATGAAGAAAGGGTCCACTACGAATTTGCTTTAGGTCAGTCAAAGCAATATATTTCGCCATAATTCAAGGATGGACACATATGAGAGGACTTCCTTTGCTTAGACTTGGACTGCATtatatttcaagtttttaaccctaaagtttctttttcactaaattaaacatatatgtatatactttttgaaattaaaattatattaaatcaatttttaaattgctTCACATGCTCCGTCGACCCGTGttctatataaaattactattttactcttccatatatatagttattacaagaataaatttataataatttttataaaaaattcattatgtttaaatatttatttctctttaaaactatcgaaaatattaaaaatagttagtacaaattaaattaaaatggaatGACACAGGGTGAAAATTAATGCATCCAACATCCATAAAGATAATAGTagcttttaaaattacatatttacaatAGAGTGAGACGAGTGGTAGAACAGAATATACCAACTATAAAACGATGGTGGATTGCTTCCCGCTTCTCTCCATTGCCATTCTTCCTCACACTGTTATACCATGAAGATTTCTCCAACTCCAAACAAGCCCCACCTTTAGGAATTGAAGCATCATTTGGGTTATCAAATCCTACCCACTCCACCTCATGGGGCCGACCATCATCGTCAATCCATCTATATTTGAGAACAACTAAcatggataaaaaaaaaaaaagattgtgtCGACTAGGGATGTATTCAGCTTGGTTCGGTTCGATTTTTagacaaaaattaaatcgaATCGTTCCATTTGGTTTTTCACTTTTGAAACTGAAACTGTATAGAATAAAAACCGAAATATTCAGTTAGTTTTGATTCAacaattcttttcaattttgggctttgtcaaaaaaaaaaacaatattacCTTGTTTTGGCtcaaaaaattctaatattataatttttatttttttcacaacCATCATAATATATGCTCTAGAttcatttatacatttataaagtgaattaaataattaaattaatatcataatCATTTTAAGTTAAgctattaaattgataaatcattaaaagttgttaaaagaaaatctaataCATAAATCATCAGTATATCTAATAGTTTTCCGTGTCATagttttattagtttaattagttttaacGAGTGATTACAATATTCcatataattgattaaattcataaccatcaaacatatataattgtgaaaagttatttcttttataaataaaatattataaagtttgATAAACTATTTTCCTAAAgttataatatgcttataattataattattatatttaagaaaCGATTCACTTAATAAAACtacatttttatgaaatatttccATAACTTTATCTTTTGTATGATCAtatttagttaataataataataggattaAATGAATTAGTCAAAACGGGTTTAAACATAGATTTTTTCtccatataaaatttaattcaacttCATATTTGAACTTTAAAGATAAAATCCATGCGTCGGATCGTTATTAGAGAAGCTTAGCCATAGGTTAAGAAATAAACTAACCAAGCCCATACATATGCCGCCACGTACACAATCGTCTTCTACATTTTTAGTCAGCTTTTGTCGTACCGACCATACTTACCTCGTCTTGTAATGGAAACCAGGTGTTGTTTCTCCTATACAAAAACGCCACGTTCCAACACCAAACCCACCCCTTTTAATACCGGACAAACTAACAGTTAAATGAACGTTATCCAGTTTTACGACAAATTTCCACCGACTTCTTTTCTCttctaattaatataataatccGCCGTCGTTTTcatgtttcttttctttataaaagaaacgatCCTAAATGACTCCTTTTGTGGAGATTTAAGAATATGGGAGACGATGATGAACATAATAGTAGCAGTACTgatgaaggaaggaaagagaTGGATATTTACCCTTTAAGTTGTTACTATTTTGGATCTAAAGAAGCCATTGTTTTCAAGGATGAAACGGTGTCGGATCGTATTACTAGGATGAAATCCAAGTACTTCTTCTTCCCCCCTCCCCCCacatctttatatatatatgttcatttGGCTtacttttaacttctttttttttttgttggttcTCAGTTATGCTGCTTATGGATTGAGGACATCGGTAGAAGCTGTTCTTCTGGTTGGTTCTTTTTCTCTACTCTTTTTCTGGGTTACTGTTTTTATTAGGTTAAGTTATGATTTTGTTGATTATCTCAAATACTTAACCCCGTTAATTATGTTAAGTTTAAATGTTgatacatatttttttactgaaataaaagtaaaagtatcataaatGTCTCTGTATTAGTCtctatacattaaattaaataataaactgatttttagttaaaattccatccatttGTATGGTTAAAAATCGGTTCATATATGTCAGCATGATGTACACATGACACGCTACATGTCATTGTTTGGTTATTCCATAATCATActaattttaacagtataaatggatgaaattttaataaaataatcaatttatatttgatgtaaTACATAAAgagtaaaatgtaatctgatttttaatataaaaggactttatgaaattttagtaatttccaTGTATGAGATACTTTGTTGTTATTCTTAAATACATATTGAAAGTAGGGTTGggcttcaaattttttaaatcggGTCATGACATGACCATGGTGAGGTCTAGGAGTAGCTCTGTTATGACAAGTGTATTAAGCAAAAGTGGGTTGAATCAGGTGGAGTTGTTCAAACACCCTCATTTGTTGCTGCTCCAACTTAATAACTCCATCTTTAAGCTTCCTGGTGGTCGTTTAAGGCCAGGTGAAACAGGTAAGCTGctacattttaatatatatatatatatatatatatatatatatatatatatatatatatataaaacagaAGCTTGACTTTGATCGAGTGAATCTTTCTTGGGCTACAAGGCAATGTTCTAAGTGTTCATTGAGCCAAAaaaaattgagctgaattttgcAGATATTGATGGACTAAGACGTAAGCTTTCCAACAAGCTTTCCGCGAGCAGGGATGGCAACGAAACAGAATGGGAGGTAAACGTTAGATATTGaatttttcagttttatttgataattggtataatgttaaatttaacccccaatttttatatttttttgtcaatttaatttttatttttttcaaactaaATTTGGTCTCAACCTTtagaaaaaaagtcaaatttgaccattaatattttaaaagagtcttgctttttaatagaaatactAACTAAAAAATATTGTATCTCACATGGCAATCCACGTGTACTTcggggctttttttttttgaatttttaaaaacttcttatatatttttttcaattttgaaatttttttataatttttaaaaacaaataatattgtgTCAACATGAAGTACACGTAGGTTGCCATGCTAACATCGATG
This region includes:
- the LOC105803154 gene encoding pre-mRNA cleavage factor Im 25 kDa subunit 1, with product MGDDDEHNSSSTDEGRKEMDIYPLSCYYFGSKEAIVFKDETVSDRITRMKSNYAAYGLRTSVEAVLLVELFKHPHLLLLQLNNSIFKLPGGRLRPGETDIDGLRRKLSNKLSASRDGNETEWEVGECLGMWWRHDFETLLCPYLPPTVKKPKECTKLFLVRLPESRKFIVPENLKLLAVPLSQVHENHKTYGTVISGVPQLLSKYSINIIDI